The proteins below come from a single Methanothrix thermoacetophila PT genomic window:
- a CDS encoding glycosyltransferase family 4 protein yields MRIAYVYDAVYPWIKGGAERRVYELSQRLARRGHDVHCYGARWWDGEREIKLGDVWHHGVCPPHPLYNKNKRSVKQALLFALGVLRNLEGGFDVIDCQEFPYLSCFSTRLRSGGASFFITWHEIWGDYWIEYLGVSGYLGMAVEKATATLTGNNIAVSEMTRRELLKLGAGSIVVPNGIDYSHIQSIRPADSEHDLVFAGRLISHKNLHMLLEAIALLSDVSLLIIGEGPEASRLHSLARSLGVDNRVRFSGFLKYEDTIALIKSSRAFVLPSTREGFGMAALEAMACGVPVVAVRHRMNAACDLLTPETGVISELSPASMADAIQAALDLSRKAGQKCREIASRYDWDVICGEIERVYAERV; encoded by the coding sequence ATGAGAATAGCGTATGTTTATGACGCAGTGTACCCCTGGATCAAGGGAGGGGCTGAGCGGAGGGTTTACGAGCTCTCGCAGAGGCTCGCCCGGAGGGGGCACGATGTCCACTGCTACGGCGCCAGATGGTGGGATGGAGAGAGAGAGATCAAACTGGGCGATGTGTGGCATCACGGTGTCTGCCCGCCGCATCCTTTATACAACAAAAATAAAAGGTCGGTGAAGCAGGCCCTGCTCTTCGCACTTGGTGTTCTGAGAAACCTCGAGGGCGGGTTTGATGTCATTGACTGCCAGGAGTTCCCCTATCTTTCATGCTTCTCCACGAGGCTCCGCTCCGGAGGCGCATCTTTCTTCATAACATGGCATGAGATCTGGGGGGATTACTGGATAGAGTATCTGGGCGTCTCGGGCTATCTTGGAATGGCCGTCGAGAAAGCTACTGCGACGCTGACCGGAAACAACATAGCGGTGTCTGAGATGACAAGGAGGGAGCTGCTGAAGTTGGGAGCGGGAAGCATCGTGGTTCCTAACGGGATAGATTACAGCCACATACAATCGATCCGGCCTGCGGATTCGGAGCACGATCTTGTATTCGCAGGGAGGCTGATCTCTCACAAGAACCTGCACATGCTTCTGGAGGCGATCGCTCTGCTTTCGGATGTGAGCCTCCTGATAATCGGTGAGGGGCCGGAGGCGTCGCGGCTTCATTCCCTCGCCAGATCGCTTGGTGTGGATAACAGGGTGAGGTTCAGCGGCTTTCTCAAATACGAGGATACGATCGCTCTGATCAAGTCATCCAGGGCTTTTGTCCTTCCCTCAACAAGAGAGGGGTTCGGGATGGCCGCGCTGGAGGCGATGGCATGCGGGGTTCCTGTGGTCGCTGTGCGCCACAGGATGAACGCTGCCTGTGACCTTCTCACCCCTGAGACAGGAGTGATCTCAGAGCTATCTCCTGCCTCGATGGCGGATGCGATCCAGGCCGCGCTCGATCTCTCAAGAAAAGCCGGCCAAAAATGCAGGGAGATCGCCAGCCGATACGACTGGGATGTGATATGTGGGGAGATCGAGAGAGTGTATGCCGAGCGCGTCTGA